Proteins found in one Bremerella volcania genomic segment:
- a CDS encoding HD-GYP domain-containing protein, which translates to MIIHDRDTSQSPILLVDDDPACLGMLSDVLSALGIPVETARDGNEALEMIYQGDFRIVLSDWQMPGMSGVELCRRVRQRPLSGYVYFILLTSLDRQHNLVSGLRAGADDFITKPFDPEELHIRLRAANRIVSLESRNVIIFALAKLAESRDPETGAHLERMREYSRLLAEDLSQQPKYADVVDADYVRTIYLTSPLHDIGKVGIPDHVLLKPGKLTAEEFEIMKQHTLVGFHTLDAAVREQPEAAYLRFARDIACSHHEKYDGSGYPYGLKGEEIPLCGRIVAVADVYDALTTARVYKEAFSHQKACQIIREGSGAHFDPDIVDAFFRHEEEIVDINQRLNDASVCPELPQMSPSVTFPTGPVPTAN; encoded by the coding sequence ATGATCATTCACGATCGAGATACCAGCCAATCGCCGATCCTACTGGTAGATGATGATCCAGCGTGCCTGGGGATGCTGAGTGACGTTCTTAGTGCGCTTGGAATTCCTGTTGAAACCGCACGAGATGGGAATGAAGCCCTGGAGATGATCTATCAGGGAGATTTCCGCATTGTATTGTCCGACTGGCAAATGCCGGGGATGTCTGGGGTCGAACTTTGTCGACGCGTTCGCCAACGTCCTTTGAGTGGATACGTTTATTTCATTCTACTGACTTCGCTCGATCGCCAACACAACCTCGTGAGTGGACTGAGGGCGGGTGCCGACGACTTTATTACGAAGCCATTCGACCCTGAAGAACTTCACATTCGGCTCCGCGCGGCCAATCGAATTGTGTCGCTCGAAAGCCGCAACGTGATCATATTCGCATTGGCCAAGCTTGCCGAATCACGCGATCCAGAAACAGGCGCTCACCTGGAGCGAATGCGGGAATACTCGCGACTTCTGGCTGAAGATCTCTCGCAACAGCCAAAGTATGCCGATGTCGTTGATGCGGATTACGTGAGGACGATTTACCTGACCAGTCCCCTGCATGATATCGGAAAGGTTGGCATCCCGGATCACGTGCTGCTCAAGCCGGGCAAACTGACAGCGGAAGAGTTCGAGATCATGAAGCAGCATACACTCGTAGGTTTCCATACTTTGGATGCCGCCGTGCGAGAACAGCCCGAAGCCGCCTACTTGCGTTTCGCACGTGATATTGCTTGCTCGCATCACGAGAAATACGACGGCAGTGGCTATCCTTACGGTCTCAAAGGAGAAGAAATTCCTCTTTGTGGCCGTATTGTCGCGGTGGCAGACGTCTACGATGCCCTGACTACGGCACGCGTGTACAAGGAAGCCTTCAGTCACCAGAAGGCTTGCCAAATCATTCGCGAGGGAAGCGGTGCCCACTTCGATCCTGATATTGTCGACGCCTTCTTCCGTCATGAAGAAGA
- a CDS encoding Hpt domain-containing protein gives MSLQQTHAPAEEQSINWETLKSRCIGRLDLVEKALNRFQDSLADDLESLEEAVEKLNSQEVARIAHRIKGTSLTVSADRLAGYAMHLERQAEEEDLNYDEASLADIRDECCRLSQLISQHRSGGS, from the coding sequence ATGAGCTTGCAGCAAACGCACGCGCCGGCTGAAGAACAGTCGATCAATTGGGAAACTTTGAAGTCACGATGTATTGGTCGTCTCGATCTCGTCGAGAAGGCCCTGAATCGATTTCAAGATTCCTTGGCAGACGATCTAGAGTCTCTAGAAGAGGCGGTTGAAAAGCTGAACTCGCAAGAAGTTGCGCGGATTGCCCATCGCATCAAAGGGACTTCCTTAACCGTTTCCGCGGATCGCCTGGCAGGGTATGCGATGCACTTGGAAAGACAAGCGGAAGAAGAAGATTTGAACTACGACGAAGCATCTCTTGCTGATATTCGTGACGAATGTTGCCGATTGAGCCAACTCATATCGCAACATCGGTCCGGGGGAAGTTAA